Sequence from the Desulfobulbaceae bacterium genome:
GGTAAATTGTTGGGGATCATTACTGACCGTGATGTCAAGGAGGCCTCGCCATCTAAGACGACATCTCTTGATATTCATGAGCTGTATTATCTGTTGTCAGAGATGAAGGTTAAGGATGTGATGACCAAGAATCCGATTACCATGAAGATGACCGACTCTTTGGAGAAGGCGGCTCTGATCATGTTGGAAAATAAGATTTCAGGAATTCCTGTGCTTAATGATTCTGGTCATCTTACTGGTATCCTGAGTGAAACCGATGTTCTCTTGGGGTTTATTCATGCTACCGGAATTAAGGATGGTGCGATTCAATATGTGTTCAATCTGCCGGATGCGCCTGGCGCCGTCACCGAGGTGGTTAAGGTTCTGCGTGAAAATGATGCCCGAATTATCAGTATGTTGACTTCTTATGATGATGCCGGCGAAGGCAAAAAGGAGGTCGCCATTCGGGTAACTTTACCGAATAAAGGGGATATTGAAAAATTGACAGAGGTTCTTTCAAAGAATTTTGTGCTGGTGTTCCAGGCCAAGGATGAACTTGCTGATCTGCCCAGGAAACTTGCGAGCGGAGCTTAAAAGGATTATTTTTTAGATCAGGCAGTGGCGCTATGCGCAAGCTACTGCCTGATCTTGTTTGCGTTATAGCTGTTCGTTGCCTTCGTACGCTGCTTCCGAGTCCTCTGGGTACTCCCCCAAGTTATTTTCGTTGTTTCCCTGTTGTCCTGAGGAGAGGTTGCCTTGGGATGAGTCTGTTGTTGCCGCGTTATCCTCTTGTTCCAGATTTGTATCCCTGTGTTCGTTGCCAATCGGGACGAAGGTTATCCCCTCAGGTACTCTGAAGTCATTCGTGGCCTGGTAGTCGGTCGCCCCGTTCATGAAGGCGAGCCATGTAGGTGCAGTGGCTTGTCCTCCCGTCTCTTTTTTTCCCAGAGATTGCAGCTTGTCGTACCCCATCCACACTCCGGTGGCGAGGCGCGGGGTATAGCCGACAAACCATGCGTCGATGTTGTCATCGGTGGTG
This genomic interval carries:
- a CDS encoding CBS domain-containing protein gives rise to the protein MLIRDWMAKDVLTVDENTSLMRATRIMKENNIRKLPVVSHGKLLGIITDRDVKEASPSKTTSLDIHELYYLLSEMKVKDVMTKNPITMKMTDSLEKAALIMLENKISGIPVLNDSGHLTGILSETDVLLGFIHATGIKDGAIQYVFNLPDAPGAVTEVVKVLRENDARIISMLTSYDDAGEGKKEVAIRVTLPNKGDIEKLTEVLSKNFVLVFQAKDELADLPRKLASGA